The following coding sequences lie in one Stenotrophomonas rhizophila genomic window:
- a CDS encoding tryptophan--tRNA ligase, which yields MTTRVLTGITPSGTPHLGNYVGAIRPAIAASQASEIESFFFLADLHSLIKAQEPERTQRSTLEIAASWLACGLDPDKVWFYRQSDIPETTELMWFLTAIASKGILNRAHAYKAAVDKNREEQLDEDAGISAGLFMYPVLMAADILIFKANRVPVGRDQIQHIEMARDFAQRFNHVYGKAYFPLPEVVIDEQVATLAGLDGRKMSKSYHNTIPLFAPRAELKKLVFSILTDSRAPGEPKSTDGSALFQMYQAFASAEQTAAFAQAFADGISWGDAKQQLFERIDAELTPLRERYEALMAEPEKIEALLRRRGQQLREQYAVPLLKELRHAVGLRDLSSAGDIAGDDATEARAAPPLFKQYREQDGRFYFKLLAGDGSLLIQSEGFDSPRDAGQLIGVLKQTEHGDGLQSELFKLDAEVDVVLAALQELRG from the coding sequence ATGACCACCCGCGTTCTTACCGGCATCACCCCCTCCGGCACCCCCCACCTGGGCAACTATGTGGGCGCCATCCGCCCGGCCATCGCGGCCAGCCAGGCGTCGGAGATCGAGAGCTTCTTCTTCCTGGCCGACCTGCACAGCCTGATCAAGGCGCAGGAGCCCGAACGCACCCAGCGTTCGACCCTGGAGATCGCGGCCAGCTGGCTGGCCTGCGGGCTGGACCCGGACAAGGTGTGGTTCTACCGGCAGAGCGACATTCCCGAAACCACCGAGCTGATGTGGTTCCTCACCGCGATCGCCAGCAAGGGCATCCTCAACCGCGCGCATGCCTACAAGGCGGCCGTGGACAAGAACCGCGAGGAGCAGCTGGACGAGGACGCCGGGATCAGCGCGGGGCTGTTCATGTACCCGGTGCTGATGGCCGCCGACATCCTGATCTTCAAGGCCAACCGCGTGCCGGTGGGCCGCGACCAGATCCAGCACATCGAGATGGCGCGTGATTTCGCCCAGCGCTTCAACCACGTGTACGGCAAGGCGTACTTCCCGCTGCCGGAGGTGGTGATCGACGAACAGGTGGCCACCCTGGCCGGCCTGGACGGGCGCAAGATGAGCAAGAGTTACCACAACACCATTCCGCTGTTCGCCCCGCGCGCGGAGCTGAAGAAGCTGGTGTTCTCCATCCTCACCGATTCGCGCGCACCGGGCGAGCCGAAGAGCACCGACGGCTCGGCGCTGTTCCAGATGTACCAGGCCTTCGCCAGCGCCGAACAGACCGCCGCGTTCGCCCAGGCCTTCGCCGACGGCATCAGCTGGGGCGATGCCAAGCAGCAGCTGTTCGAGCGCATCGACGCCGAGCTCACCCCGCTGCGCGAGCGCTACGAGGCGCTGATGGCCGAGCCGGAAAAGATCGAGGCGCTGCTGCGCCGCCGTGGCCAGCAGCTGCGCGAGCAGTACGCCGTGCCGCTGCTGAAGGAACTGCGCCATGCGGTGGGCCTGCGTGACCTGTCCAGCGCCGGCGACATCGCCGGTGACGATGCCACCGAAGCGCGCGCGGCACCGCCGCTGTTCAAGCAGTACCGTGAGCAGGACGGCCGGTTCTACTTCAAGCTGCTGGCCGGTGACGGCAGCCTGCTGATCCAGAGCGAGGGCTTCGATTCGCCGCGCGATGCCGGCCAGTTGATCGGCGTGCTCAAGCAGACCGAACACGGCGATGGCCTGCAGAGCGAGCTGTTCAAGCTGGACGCCGAAGTGGACGTGGTGCTGGCCGCATTGCAGGAACTGCGCGGGTAA
- a CDS encoding CsbD family protein yields MNKDIISGKWTQLKGKAQAKWGDLTDDDFKVAEGNAEYLAGRLQERYGWARDRAETEVRDFETAIRKDYPDYK; encoded by the coding sequence ATGAACAAAGACATCATTTCCGGCAAGTGGACGCAGCTCAAGGGCAAGGCGCAGGCCAAGTGGGGCGACCTCACCGATGACGATTTCAAGGTAGCCGAAGGCAACGCCGAATACCTGGCCGGTCGCCTGCAGGAACGCTATGGCTGGGCCCGCGACCGCGCCGAAACCGAGGTCCGCGACTTCGAAACCGCCATTCGCAAGGACTACCCAGATTACAAGTGA
- a CDS encoding entericidin A/B family lipoprotein, which yields MKRVIALMLLSMFSVAMLSGCNTVAGAGKDVQKAGEKVEDAAKTN from the coding sequence ATGAAGCGTGTTATTGCACTGATGCTGTTGTCGATGTTCTCGGTAGCCATGCTGTCCGGCTGCAACACCGTTGCCGGTGCTGGCAAGGACGTGCAGAAGGCCGGCGAGAAGGTCGAAGACGCCGCCAAGACCAACTGA
- the rocF gene encoding arginase, with protein MATYPPVSLIGVPTDIGAGHRGAGLGPDALRIAGLGDALAARGVDVRDLGNLDGPRNPWTAPVEGYRHLDEVVAWNRALMDATYAELQAGRMPIMLGGDHCLGIGSITAVARWCREQGKTLRVLWLDAHSDFNTSEVTPSGNVHGMPVACLCGLGPDALTRLGGDAPAIRPQQVHQIGIRSVDQEEKRLIKQHQVEVYDMRYIDEAGMKRTMEAALHGIDDNTHLHVSFDVDFLDPSIAPGVGTTVPGGVNYREAQLVMEMIADTGRMGSLDIVELNPLLDNRNSTAVLAVDLVESLFGKSTLMRD; from the coding sequence ATGGCCACGTATCCCCCGGTTTCCCTGATCGGCGTTCCCACCGACATCGGCGCGGGCCATCGCGGCGCCGGTCTCGGCCCGGATGCACTGCGCATCGCCGGCCTGGGCGACGCGCTTGCCGCGCGTGGCGTGGATGTGCGCGACCTGGGCAACCTGGACGGCCCGCGCAACCCGTGGACCGCGCCGGTGGAGGGCTATCGCCACCTGGACGAGGTGGTGGCGTGGAACCGCGCGTTGATGGACGCCACCTACGCCGAACTGCAGGCCGGCCGCATGCCGATCATGCTCGGCGGCGACCATTGCCTGGGCATCGGTTCGATCACCGCGGTGGCGCGCTGGTGCCGCGAGCAGGGCAAGACCCTGCGCGTGCTGTGGCTGGATGCGCATTCGGATTTCAACACCAGCGAGGTCACCCCGTCGGGCAACGTGCACGGCATGCCGGTGGCCTGCCTGTGTGGGCTGGGCCCGGACGCGCTGACCCGGTTGGGCGGCGATGCCCCGGCGATCCGCCCGCAGCAGGTGCACCAGATTGGTATCCGCTCGGTGGACCAGGAAGAGAAGCGGCTGATCAAGCAGCACCAGGTGGAGGTGTATGACATGCGCTACATCGACGAAGCCGGCATGAAGCGCACCATGGAAGCGGCGCTGCACGGCATCGACGACAACACTCACCTGCATGTCAGTTTCGATGTGGACTTCCTGGACCCCAGCATCGCTCCGGGCGTGGGCACCACGGTGCCGGGCGGGGTGAACTACCGCGAGGCGCAGTTGGTGATGGAGATGATCGCCGACACCGGCCGCATGGGGTCGCTGGACATCGTGGAACTCAATCCGCTGCTGGACAACCGCAACAGCACTGCCGTGCTGGCCGTGGACCTGGTGGAAAGCCTGTTCGGAAAATCCACCTTGATGCGCGACTGA
- a CDS encoding SPOR domain-containing protein, with protein sequence MLTRALIVVLAILNLGVALWWMLRGEPAPAPPPPTTGVAQLQLLPASASAPTGAAIASPPAAALDDVTPAPVPPPPAAAPAKAPATESPAATAVASAPVAASPAPAAAVAQAPAPVPAAPAQCVSLGPFTDRAAAQAAQAKAGGTLRGARLREVADAGATRYRVVLPAAASREDAQATVKRIVAAGLSDYYIIANGEETNAIALGQYRNREGAERRMAALSAAGFNARLIASGGDGSAQWWLDATLAAPADASVARQRSGAAQQRSLDCARVR encoded by the coding sequence ATGCTGACCCGTGCCCTGATCGTCGTGCTGGCCATCCTCAACCTGGGGGTGGCGTTGTGGTGGATGTTGCGGGGCGAACCGGCGCCCGCGCCGCCGCCACCGACCACCGGGGTGGCCCAGCTGCAGCTGCTGCCTGCCAGTGCGAGTGCGCCCACAGGCGCCGCCATTGCCAGCCCGCCCGCCGCGGCGCTGGATGACGTGACGCCGGCACCCGTGCCGCCACCGCCGGCCGCTGCGCCGGCCAAGGCACCGGCTACCGAATCTCCCGCCGCCACCGCGGTGGCGTCTGCGCCCGTTGCCGCGTCGCCTGCGCCCGCAGCGGCCGTAGCCCAAGCACCTGCACCCGTGCCTGCCGCGCCTGCCCAGTGCGTGAGCCTGGGCCCGTTCACCGACCGCGCCGCGGCCCAGGCCGCGCAGGCCAAGGCCGGTGGCACGCTGCGTGGCGCGCGTCTGCGCGAGGTAGCCGATGCCGGGGCTACCCGCTACCGGGTGGTCCTGCCCGCGGCCGCCAGCCGCGAGGACGCCCAGGCCACGGTCAAGCGCATCGTCGCCGCCGGTCTGAGTGACTACTACATCATCGCCAACGGTGAAGAGACCAACGCCATTGCCCTGGGCCAGTACCGCAACCGCGAGGGCGCCGAACGCCGCATGGCCGCGCTGAGTGCCGCCGGCTTCAACGCCCGCCTGATCGCCAGTGGTGGCGACGGCAGCGCGCAATGGTGGCTGGACGCGACCCTGGCAGCCCCGGCCGATGCCAGCGTCGCCCGGCAACGCAGCGGTGCGGCCCAGCAACGCTCGCTCGACTGTGCGCGGGTGCGTTAG
- a CDS encoding type III pantothenate kinase, producing MSDWLFDLGNSRFKFAPLQGVRAGDVQAWPHGAETMPAEQLQALPSGDVAYVASVAAPTLTRSMLAILQGRFREVRVARTEARCAGVRVAYADPAKFGVDRFLALLAAAERGEAVVVAGVGTALTIDLLDADGLHHGGRIAASPTTMREALHARAVQLPPTGGDYSEFADDTADALASGCDGAAVALIERSRAQATRLLGHVPALLVHGGGAPALMPLLEDAHYQPALVLDGLARWAVHQPAGTR from the coding sequence ATGAGCGACTGGTTGTTCGACCTCGGCAATTCGCGGTTCAAATTCGCGCCGCTGCAGGGTGTGCGCGCCGGCGATGTGCAGGCCTGGCCGCACGGTGCCGAGACCATGCCCGCCGAGCAGCTGCAGGCATTGCCCAGTGGCGATGTCGCCTATGTGGCCAGCGTCGCCGCGCCGACCCTCACCCGCAGCATGCTGGCGATTCTGCAGGGCCGCTTCCGCGAGGTGCGGGTGGCCCGTACCGAGGCCCGCTGTGCGGGTGTGCGGGTGGCCTATGCCGACCCGGCGAAGTTCGGCGTGGACCGCTTCCTGGCGCTGCTGGCCGCCGCAGAGCGCGGTGAGGCGGTGGTGGTGGCCGGGGTGGGCACCGCGTTGACCATCGACCTGCTGGACGCCGATGGCCTGCACCACGGCGGCCGCATCGCCGCATCGCCCACGACCATGCGCGAAGCGCTGCATGCGCGCGCGGTGCAGTTGCCGCCCACCGGCGGTGACTACAGCGAGTTCGCCGATGACACGGCCGACGCGCTTGCCTCCGGTTGCGACGGTGCAGCGGTGGCCCTGATTGAACGCAGTCGCGCACAGGCGACCCGGCTGCTGGGACACGTGCCGGCGCTGCTGGTGCATGGCGGCGGCGCGCCCGCGCTGATGCCGCTGCTGGAGGATGCGCATTACCAGCCTGCGCTGGTGCTCGACGGCCTGGCGCGCTGGGCCGTGCATCAGCCGGCAGGCACACGGTAG
- the birA gene encoding bifunctional biotin--[acetyl-CoA-carboxylase] ligase/biotin operon repressor BirA, with product MDDRQLLAKLGAGRLSGDALAHELGVTRAAIWKRIQGLRAAGVEVEGRAGEGYGLTRPMDLLDADAIRARLPKDAQALVRDLQVAWTVDSTNAELLRCSAPEQGVRVLLAERQTGGRGRRGRTWASPLAAHVYLSVLRLFSGGLVRLSGLSLVAGIAVAEALHDLGYVQARLKWPNDLMVDGRKLVGLLAEGGGEYAGPARAVIGIGINVHMPAAFAEQITQPWIDLDTLAGAPVDRNAVVAAVLARLLPALETFDAEGLAPFLPRYAELDLLRGQTVRVEQGGQWREGTALGLADDGALRVRIDGVEQHVHAGEVSVRAQ from the coding sequence GTGGACGACCGCCAACTGCTGGCCAAACTGGGCGCCGGGCGCCTGTCCGGCGACGCCCTGGCCCATGAGCTGGGCGTGACTCGGGCCGCGATTTGGAAGCGGATTCAAGGACTTAGAGCTGCTGGCGTCGAAGTGGAGGGGCGCGCGGGCGAAGGCTACGGCCTGACCCGGCCGATGGACCTGCTGGACGCCGATGCCATCCGCGCCCGCTTGCCGAAGGACGCCCAGGCCCTGGTGCGCGACCTGCAGGTGGCGTGGACGGTGGACTCCACCAACGCCGAATTGCTGCGGTGCAGCGCGCCTGAACAGGGCGTTCGCGTCCTGTTGGCCGAGCGCCAGACCGGCGGTCGGGGTCGGCGCGGGCGTACCTGGGCCTCGCCGTTGGCCGCGCATGTGTACCTGTCGGTGCTGCGGCTGTTCTCCGGCGGGCTGGTGCGCCTGAGCGGCCTGAGCCTGGTGGCCGGCATCGCGGTGGCCGAAGCACTGCACGACCTGGGCTATGTGCAGGCGCGGCTGAAGTGGCCCAACGACCTGATGGTCGACGGGCGCAAGCTGGTGGGGTTGCTCGCCGAGGGCGGCGGCGAATATGCCGGGCCGGCGCGGGCGGTGATCGGGATTGGCATCAACGTGCACATGCCGGCCGCCTTCGCCGAACAGATCACCCAGCCCTGGATCGACCTGGACACGCTGGCCGGCGCGCCGGTGGACCGCAATGCCGTGGTTGCGGCGGTGCTGGCGCGGCTGTTGCCCGCGCTGGAGACGTTTGATGCCGAAGGCCTGGCGCCGTTCCTGCCGCGCTATGCCGAACTGGATCTGCTGCGCGGCCAGACCGTGCGCGTCGAGCAGGGCGGGCAATGGCGCGAAGGTACCGCGCTCGGATTGGCCGACGATGGCGCGCTGCGCGTGCGCATCGACGGGGTGGAGCAGCACGTGCATGCAGGCGAAGTCAGCGTGAGGGCGCAATGA
- a CDS encoding zinc-dependent peptidase, with amino-acid sequence MAQLPAGHVPLIERMWGWLRRTPRAIDPVLWQQSCQRGPWLQGLDAPRRDRLSGLAARFLHEKTISPVGGLVLDDSDAVLLAALCCLPLLELGEVGLRGWSQLIVYPDAFRVQRSHVDAAGVLHQWDDELIGESWDSGPLILSWADIQADIADPHAGYCVAVHEMAHKIDALDGAIDGTPPLPREWQREWAKDFQAAYDTFCARVDRGRETLIDPYAAEAPEEFFAVATEYHFSAPDLLAQEMPGVAAHLRRFYGASPGLPGTDQRSVPTAVR; translated from the coding sequence ATGGCACAGCTTCCTGCCGGGCATGTTCCGCTGATCGAACGTATGTGGGGTTGGCTGCGGCGCACGCCGCGCGCGATTGATCCGGTTCTGTGGCAGCAAAGCTGCCAGCGTGGGCCGTGGCTGCAGGGACTGGACGCACCACGCCGCGACCGACTGTCCGGCCTGGCTGCGCGCTTCCTGCATGAAAAAACCATCAGCCCAGTGGGTGGCCTGGTTCTGGATGACAGCGATGCGGTCCTGCTGGCCGCGCTGTGCTGCCTGCCGCTGCTGGAACTGGGCGAGGTGGGCCTGCGCGGCTGGTCGCAGTTGATCGTGTATCCGGACGCGTTCCGCGTACAGCGCAGCCACGTGGACGCGGCCGGCGTGCTGCACCAGTGGGACGACGAGCTGATTGGCGAATCGTGGGACAGCGGTCCGCTGATTCTGTCCTGGGCCGATATCCAAGCCGACATCGCCGATCCGCATGCGGGCTACTGCGTGGCCGTGCATGAGATGGCGCACAAGATCGATGCGCTGGATGGGGCGATCGACGGCACCCCACCGCTGCCGCGCGAGTGGCAGCGCGAATGGGCGAAGGATTTCCAGGCGGCGTATGACACGTTCTGCGCCCGGGTGGACCGTGGCCGGGAGACGCTGATCGACCCGTATGCGGCGGAAGCGCCCGAAGAGTTCTTCGCGGTGGCGACCGAATACCACTTTTCTGCGCCGGATCTGTTGGCGCAGGAGATGCCGGGCGTGGCCGCGCATCTGCGTCGGTTTTATGGGGCTTCGCCGGGATTGCCGGGTACCGACCAACGGTCGGTGCCTACCGCGGTGCGCTGA
- a CDS encoding ATP-binding protein: protein MSGRLWFFKRWRPRSLQARQLLAASVGLVAFLAIAGYALDAAFADTARANLRERLKNYATAYAAGIDFTRDRSLYIREQPPDPRFDVPGSGLYLQVVMPGGKGNSMSAEGPMLPTVGGGLLAPRQEVFEGPLPMIQIDGSQGSVYRYGLGLVWDADADPATEFPYTIYVMEDSRALGAQLRVFRGRVWFWMGGAGLILLMLQTVILQWSLRPMRRVITELTKVQRGETERMSERHPRELEPLTDSINAFIESERENLERQRNTLADLAHSLKTPLAVLRTQLDSGAQDQDLRQEFDVQLRRMNNLVSYQLARAASSGHKLFSAPLPIESNAEEIVRGLEKVYAGKGVLCEFDIDEGARFHGEPGDLQELLGNLLENAFKWAKRRVLLTAKPLPAPGARRAGLVLSVDDDGPGIAPEDIAKVLQRGVRGDERVQGHGIGLSIVQDLIKDYRGELQVKRSPELGGARFEVKLPPGP, encoded by the coding sequence ATGTCAGGCCGTCTGTGGTTCTTTAAACGCTGGCGGCCGCGCTCATTGCAGGCGCGCCAGCTGCTGGCCGCCTCGGTCGGCCTGGTCGCGTTTCTGGCCATCGCCGGCTACGCGCTGGATGCGGCCTTCGCCGACACCGCGCGCGCCAACCTGCGCGAGCGGCTGAAGAACTATGCCACCGCCTATGCGGCCGGCATCGACTTCACCCGCGACCGCTCGCTGTACATCCGCGAACAGCCGCCGGATCCACGTTTCGACGTGCCCGGCAGCGGTCTGTACCTGCAGGTGGTGATGCCCGGCGGCAAGGGCAACTCGATGTCCGCCGAAGGCCCGATGCTGCCCACCGTGGGCGGTGGCCTGCTGGCCCCGCGCCAGGAGGTGTTCGAGGGCCCGCTGCCGATGATCCAGATCGATGGCAGCCAAGGCTCGGTGTACCGCTACGGGCTGGGCCTGGTGTGGGATGCCGACGCCGACCCGGCCACTGAATTCCCGTACACCATCTACGTGATGGAAGACTCGCGCGCGCTTGGCGCGCAGCTGCGCGTGTTCCGCGGCCGCGTCTGGTTCTGGATGGGCGGCGCCGGCTTGATCCTGCTGATGCTGCAGACGGTGATTCTGCAGTGGAGCCTGCGCCCGATGCGGCGCGTGATCACCGAGTTGACCAAGGTCCAGCGCGGCGAGACCGAGCGCATGAGCGAGCGCCATCCGCGCGAGCTGGAACCGCTGACCGACAGCATCAACGCCTTCATTGAAAGTGAGCGCGAGAATCTCGAGCGCCAGCGCAACACCCTGGCCGATCTTGCGCACAGCCTGAAAACACCCCTGGCGGTGCTGCGTACGCAGCTCGACAGCGGCGCGCAGGACCAGGACCTGCGCCAGGAGTTCGACGTGCAGCTGCGGCGCATGAACAACCTGGTGTCCTACCAGCTGGCGCGTGCGGCCTCGTCGGGGCACAAGCTGTTCTCGGCACCGCTGCCGATCGAGTCCAACGCCGAGGAAATCGTGCGCGGGCTGGAGAAGGTGTACGCCGGCAAGGGCGTGCTGTGCGAATTCGATATCGACGAAGGCGCGCGCTTCCACGGTGAGCCGGGCGACCTGCAGGAACTGCTCGGCAACCTGCTGGAAAACGCCTTCAAGTGGGCCAAGCGCCGCGTGCTGCTCACCGCCAAGCCGTTGCCGGCGCCGGGCGCACGCCGCGCCGGGCTGGTGCTGTCGGTGGACGACGACGGCCCGGGCATCGCCCCGGAAGACATCGCCAAGGTGCTGCAGCGGGGCGTCCGCGGCGACGAGCGCGTGCAGGGCCATGGCATCGGCCTGTCGATCGTGCAGGACCTGATCAAGGATTACCGCGGCGAACTGCAGGTCAAGCGCTCGCCCGAGCTGGGTGGTGCGCGGTTCGAAGTGAAGTTGCCGCCGGGGCCGTGA
- a CDS encoding response regulator transcription factor — MRILLVEDEAPLRETLAARLKREGFAVDAAQDGEEGLYMGREVPFDVGIIDLGLPKMSGMELIKALRDEGKKFPVLILTARSSWQDKVEGLKQGADDYLVKPFHVEELLARVNALLRRAAGWSKPTLECGPVALDLAAQTVSVSGSNVDLTSYEYKVLEYLMMHAGELVSKADLTEHIYQQDFDRDSNVLEVFIGRLRKKLDADGELKPIETVRGRGYRFAIPRNEG, encoded by the coding sequence ATGCGTATCCTTCTGGTCGAAGACGAAGCCCCGCTGCGGGAAACCCTGGCCGCCCGGCTCAAGCGCGAAGGTTTTGCCGTCGACGCTGCGCAGGACGGTGAGGAAGGTCTGTACATGGGCCGCGAAGTGCCGTTCGACGTTGGCATCATCGATCTCGGCCTGCCCAAGATGTCGGGCATGGAACTGATCAAGGCGCTGCGCGATGAGGGCAAGAAATTCCCCGTGCTGATCCTTACCGCACGCTCGAGCTGGCAGGACAAGGTCGAAGGGCTCAAGCAGGGCGCCGACGATTACCTGGTCAAGCCGTTCCATGTCGAGGAACTGCTGGCCCGCGTCAATGCGCTGCTGCGCCGTGCCGCTGGCTGGAGCAAGCCCACGCTGGAATGCGGGCCGGTTGCGCTGGATCTTGCCGCGCAGACGGTCAGCGTCAGCGGCAGCAACGTGGACCTCACCAGCTACGAGTACAAGGTGCTGGAATACCTGATGATGCATGCCGGTGAACTGGTCTCCAAGGCCGACCTCACCGAACACATCTACCAGCAGGATTTCGACCGCGACTCCAACGTGCTGGAAGTGTTCATCGGCCGCCTTCGCAAGAAGCTCGATGCCGACGGCGAACTCAAGCCGATCGAAACCGTGCGTGGCCGGGGCTACCGCTTCGCCATTCCGCGCAACGAGGGCTGA
- the dusA gene encoding tRNA dihydrouridine(20/20a) synthase DusA, which produces MTLPATDAAARYAASLRLSVAPMMDWTDRHCRVFHRLLAPGARLYTEMVHANAVIHGDRERLLGFDGSEHPLALQLGGSDPALLAQAARIAQDWGYDEVNLNCGCPSDRVQAGRFGACLMREPALVAECVAAMVAAVDIPVTVKCRLGVDEDNDYETFRNFVDQSANAGSAMFIVHARNAWLKGLSPKENREVPPLRYDWAHRLKADRPALQIVLNGGLATVEAAQAQLPALDGVMLGRAAYHDPYVLHQLEAAQTGAPVQPREALLRAMRPYIEAQLGRGLALKHITRHLLGLFHGQPGGRAFRQVLSEGSHRAGADWALIEQALAVTRAQAERVAA; this is translated from the coding sequence ATGACCCTGCCCGCCACCGACGCCGCCGCACGTTACGCCGCCTCCCTGCGCTTGTCCGTCGCCCCGATGATGGACTGGACGGACCGCCATTGCCGGGTGTTCCACCGGTTGCTGGCCCCGGGTGCGCGGCTGTACACCGAGATGGTGCACGCCAACGCGGTGATCCATGGCGACCGCGAACGCCTGCTCGGCTTTGATGGCAGCGAGCATCCGCTGGCCCTGCAGCTGGGGGGCAGCGATCCGGCCCTGCTCGCGCAGGCTGCCCGCATCGCCCAGGACTGGGGCTATGACGAGGTCAACCTCAACTGCGGCTGCCCGTCCGACCGGGTCCAGGCCGGGCGCTTCGGTGCCTGCCTGATGCGCGAGCCGGCCCTGGTGGCCGAGTGCGTGGCGGCCATGGTCGCGGCGGTGGACATCCCGGTCACGGTGAAGTGCCGCCTGGGCGTGGATGAAGACAACGACTACGAAACCTTCCGCAACTTCGTCGATCAGTCTGCCAACGCGGGCAGTGCAATGTTCATCGTGCACGCCCGCAATGCGTGGCTGAAGGGGCTGTCGCCGAAGGAAAACCGCGAAGTGCCGCCGCTGCGTTACGACTGGGCCCACCGGCTCAAGGCCGACCGCCCGGCGCTGCAGATCGTGCTCAACGGGGGCTTGGCCACCGTGGAGGCGGCGCAGGCGCAGCTGCCGGCGCTGGACGGGGTGATGCTGGGCCGCGCGGCCTACCACGACCCCTACGTGCTGCATCAGCTGGAGGCCGCCCAGACCGGTGCGCCCGTGCAGCCGCGCGAGGCACTGTTGCGCGCCATGCGCCCGTACATCGAGGCGCAGCTCGGCCGCGGCCTGGCCCTGAAGCACATCACCCGTCACCTGCTCGGCCTGTTCCACGGCCAGCCCGGGGGCCGCGCGTTCCGCCAGGTGCTCAGCGAGGGTTCGCACCGCGCGGGCGCCGATTGGGCGCTGATCGAGCAGGCGCTGGCGGTGACCCGCGCCCAGGCCGAACGCGTCGCCGCGTGA
- a CDS encoding cation diffusion facilitator family transporter, with amino-acid sequence MSPSRPRPFDPTTEQGVLRLSIAASLAMAAAAVVFGFLANSSLIIFDGIYGLIDVVMTWLSLLVVRLISMSTNVDTLQSRLNQRFTMGFWHLEPIVLGVSGTLMIGAALYAAVNAVDALMSGGREIALGPAILFAVLSIIAEIGLAVFIRRVNRSIGSEFIALDGKNWVVSASMSAAYLVAFIGGWLLGGTHWAWLVPYIDPAILLVVCLFVMVAPLGTVRQALSDILLITPVDLQAHVDAVARDIVARHGFLEYRSYVAKVGRGEQIELFFVVRADDPPRALLEWDRLRDEIGEALGEESTDRWLTIMFTTDREWAI; translated from the coding sequence ATGTCCCCTTCCCGCCCACGCCCGTTCGACCCCACCACCGAACAAGGCGTGCTGCGCCTGTCCATCGCCGCCTCGCTGGCGATGGCGGCCGCCGCCGTGGTGTTTGGCTTCCTGGCCAACTCGTCGCTGATCATCTTCGACGGCATCTACGGGTTGATCGACGTGGTGATGACCTGGCTGTCGCTGCTGGTGGTGCGGCTGATCAGTATGTCGACCAACGTGGACACCCTGCAGTCGCGCTTGAACCAGCGCTTCACCATGGGCTTCTGGCACCTGGAACCGATCGTGCTGGGGGTGAGCGGCACGCTGATGATCGGCGCGGCGTTGTACGCGGCGGTCAATGCGGTGGACGCGCTGATGTCGGGCGGGCGCGAGATCGCGTTGGGGCCGGCGATCCTGTTCGCGGTGCTGTCGATCATTGCCGAGATCGGGCTGGCGGTGTTCATCCGGCGCGTCAACCGCAGCATCGGCTCGGAGTTCATCGCGCTGGACGGCAAGAACTGGGTGGTCTCGGCCAGCATGTCGGCGGCCTACCTGGTCGCCTTCATCGGCGGCTGGCTGCTGGGCGGCACGCACTGGGCCTGGCTGGTGCCCTACATCGATCCGGCCATCCTGCTGGTGGTGTGCCTGTTCGTGATGGTGGCGCCGCTGGGCACGGTGCGACAGGCGCTGTCGGACATCCTGCTGATCACCCCGGTGGACCTGCAGGCGCACGTGGATGCCGTGGCGCGCGACATCGTGGCCCGGCACGGTTTCCTGGAATACCGCAGCTACGTGGCCAAGGTGGGGCGTGGCGAGCAGATCGAGTTGTTCTTCGTGGTGCGCGCCGACGATCCGCCGCGTGCACTGCTGGAATGGGACCGCCTGCGCGATGAGATCGGCGAGGCGCTGGGCGAGGAATCCACCGACCGGTGGCTGACGATCATGTTCACCACCGATCGGGAGTGGGCGATCTGA